The Carassius gibelio isolate Cgi1373 ecotype wild population from Czech Republic chromosome B14, carGib1.2-hapl.c, whole genome shotgun sequence genome has a segment encoding these proteins:
- the LOC127971522 gene encoding GDNF family receptor alpha-4-like isoform X1, translated as MDLMGLYLLHLSLAALQVLLSAGRDCLIAGDTCSSDETCSPRLRTLRQCVAGNGSMKLGPGARSQCANAVSALLSSPLHGCQCKRGMKREKNCLSIYWSLHQSGMHGLNLVENYPYEAIEKGYDFVRLASITADSELGLTTVNRCLDAAKACNVDDVCQKLRTEYVSTCIKPSTKSGLCNRSRCNKALRRFFDRVPPEYTHELLFCPCSDMACSERRRQTIVPSCSYEGEDKPSCLSQMRICKADYVCRSRLAQFQYDCQPEEQSATGCKQRNYAACLIAYTGLIGSPITPNYVDNSTSNVSPWCLCSASGNLKDQCTEFLEYFTNNVCLKNALLTFGNGMDLTPTPTRLPRFIPVTDRGPRRTTVFVTMETEQNTLSPAKPTQDSAKVRLWSDSTASFDTQQNSARAFAATSLPIWIYVFLSFLLHCDQ; from the exons CTCTGCAGGTCCTGCTTTCTGCGGGGAGAGACTGTCTCATAGCGGGAGACACCTGTTCCAGTGATGAGACGTGCAGCCCGCGTCTGCGGACCCTGCGTCAGTGTGTGGCCGGTAACGGCAGCATGAAGCTCGGCCCCGGAGCCCGCAGTCAGTGTGCAAACGCCGTCTCTGCGCTGCTGTCCAGTCCTCTGCACGGCTGCCAGTGCAAACGAGgcatgaagagagagaaaaactgcCTCAGCATATACTGGAGTCTCCACCAGTCCGGGATGCATG GGCTTAACCTGGTAGAGAACTATCCGTATGAAGCGATCGAGAAAGGCTATGACTTCGTCCGTCTGGCCTCCATCACTGCAG ATTCTGAACTCGGTTTGACAACAGTGAACCGCTGCCTGGACGCAGCCAAAGCTTGCAACGTCGATGATGTGTGCCAGAAACTGCGCACCGAGTACGTGTCAACATGCATTAAGCCCTCCACCAAGTCGGGTTTGTGTAACCGATCGAGGTGCAACAAAGCCTTGCGGCGGTTCTTCGACCGTGTGCCTCCGGAGTACACCCACGAGCTGCTGTTCTGCCCTTGCAGCGACATGGCCTGCTCAGAGAGACGACGACAGACCATCGTGCCCAGCTGCTCCTATGAGGGAGAAGATAAACCCAGCTGTCTTTCCCAGATGAGGATCTGTAAGGCTGACTATGTTTGCAG GTCCCGTTTGGCCCAGTTTCAGTACGACTGCCAGCCAGAAGAGCAGTCTGCCACCGGCTGCAAACAGAGAAACTACGCCGCATGTCTTATTGCTTACACTGGACTGATAG GAAGCCCGATTACACCAAACTATGTGGACAACTCCACATCCAACGTGTCTCCCTGGTGCTTGTGTTCAGCAAGCGGGAATCTGAAAGATCAGTGCACCGAGTTCCTGGAATATTTCACCAACAACGTCTGTCTCA AGAACGCTCTCCTGACGTTTGGGAATGGAATGGACTTGACGCCCACTCCCACCCGACTGCCACGGTTCATCCCTGTGACAGACCGAGGGCCACGGAGGACCACTGTGTTTGTGACCATGGAGACAGAACAGAACACTCTGAGCCCAGCCAAACCTACGCAG GACTCTGCGAAGGTGAGGCTTTGGTCTGACTCCACCGCATCCTTCGACACACAGCAGAACTCGGCTCGTGCGTTTGCTGCTACATCGCTGCCCATCTGGATTTATGTGTTTCTCAGCTTCTTACTTCACTGTGATCAGTAA
- the LOC127971522 gene encoding GDNF family receptor alpha-4-like isoform X2 has product MKLGPGARSQCANAVSALLSSPLHGCQCKRGMKREKNCLSIYWSLHQSGMHGLNLVENYPYEAIEKGYDFVRLASITADSELGLTTVNRCLDAAKACNVDDVCQKLRTEYVSTCIKPSTKSGLCNRSRCNKALRRFFDRVPPEYTHELLFCPCSDMACSERRRQTIVPSCSYEGEDKPSCLSQMRICKADYVCRSRLAQFQYDCQPEEQSATGCKQRNYAACLIAYTGLIGSPITPNYVDNSTSNVSPWCLCSASGNLKDQCTEFLEYFTNNVCLKNALLTFGNGMDLTPTPTRLPRFIPVTDRGPRRTTVFVTMETEQNTLSPAKPTQDSAKVRLWSDSTASFDTQQNSARAFAATSLPIWIYVFLSFLLHCDQ; this is encoded by the exons ATGAAGCTCGGCCCCGGAGCCCGCAGTCAGTGTGCAAACGCCGTCTCTGCGCTGCTGTCCAGTCCTCTGCACGGCTGCCAGTGCAAACGAGgcatgaagagagagaaaaactgcCTCAGCATATACTGGAGTCTCCACCAGTCCGGGATGCATG GGCTTAACCTGGTAGAGAACTATCCGTATGAAGCGATCGAGAAAGGCTATGACTTCGTCCGTCTGGCCTCCATCACTGCAG ATTCTGAACTCGGTTTGACAACAGTGAACCGCTGCCTGGACGCAGCCAAAGCTTGCAACGTCGATGATGTGTGCCAGAAACTGCGCACCGAGTACGTGTCAACATGCATTAAGCCCTCCACCAAGTCGGGTTTGTGTAACCGATCGAGGTGCAACAAAGCCTTGCGGCGGTTCTTCGACCGTGTGCCTCCGGAGTACACCCACGAGCTGCTGTTCTGCCCTTGCAGCGACATGGCCTGCTCAGAGAGACGACGACAGACCATCGTGCCCAGCTGCTCCTATGAGGGAGAAGATAAACCCAGCTGTCTTTCCCAGATGAGGATCTGTAAGGCTGACTATGTTTGCAG GTCCCGTTTGGCCCAGTTTCAGTACGACTGCCAGCCAGAAGAGCAGTCTGCCACCGGCTGCAAACAGAGAAACTACGCCGCATGTCTTATTGCTTACACTGGACTGATAG GAAGCCCGATTACACCAAACTATGTGGACAACTCCACATCCAACGTGTCTCCCTGGTGCTTGTGTTCAGCAAGCGGGAATCTGAAAGATCAGTGCACCGAGTTCCTGGAATATTTCACCAACAACGTCTGTCTCA AGAACGCTCTCCTGACGTTTGGGAATGGAATGGACTTGACGCCCACTCCCACCCGACTGCCACGGTTCATCCCTGTGACAGACCGAGGGCCACGGAGGACCACTGTGTTTGTGACCATGGAGACAGAACAGAACACTCTGAGCCCAGCCAAACCTACGCAG GACTCTGCGAAGGTGAGGCTTTGGTCTGACTCCACCGCATCCTTCGACACACAGCAGAACTCGGCTCGTGCGTTTGCTGCTACATCGCTGCCCATCTGGATTTATGTGTTTCTCAGCTTCTTACTTCACTGTGATCAGTAA